In one window of Phycisphaerae bacterium DNA:
- a CDS encoding protein kinase, which translates to MALSDRVQCACPPEAELRRLHAHELAPDTAQVIEGHLANCPACAARHAALLAEHNTWIGRLRLVGVPPQPTSPAPIPPPDIPGYEIRTEISRGGQGIVYRALQVTSRRDVAIKVLREGPYATAATRRRFEREIELVAGLNHPHIVTVFDSGETADRRRYYVMDFAPGLPLDRYLATRRPPVADRLRLFARVCQAVNYAHQRGVIHRDLKPSNVLVADDGHPRILDFGLARHVPEPGAAAMTTAGEVAGTLPYMSPEQARGLPDAVDVRSDVYALGVMLYEMLTGRFPYPVSGDVLQVLRHIVESEPTRVWRRPTPAATGAPPRIDLDLETILLKALAKERERRYQSAGELARDVEHYLAGEPIEARRDSGVYVLRKLLQRYRFAALAALAFVTVITGAALALGVMYTRQAALRAAAEHHAAVARTAEATAERRFAQVRELANYFVLQFDPLLAHVPGAAPARRALVEKSLTYLDALAREARDDVDLQLEVAAAYMTIGDVQGDVATASLGDARAALESYGKADQLLADLAVRLPGEHRVFTTTLLNLLKIGDARQALGDLPGAQSLYETVIQRGDERLAALPDDRLVRGNVANAHQRLGSTLLSRGEVDAAQAHFDKYAQLVEINTPPDPNDVWRLRSVGVNWTKIAGVHYAQGRLSEALECYQKFLETSQRVQAAHPSDVVARRDVGIAHQWIGIIQADLKQPEPAQAAFEASNAVFDALLRDDPTDSVAQTQLATNWSKLGEIHLAAGHTDEAQRSFARSAELVAAVARAQPDRPDVLRLLGVSYYKLAELARTYGQDTARPVAERRAHWQAARDWLDQCRSVFVDMRARDILSPGDAAVPAELAAEIAGCDTELSALDGAPPTSQALSTPTSATGN; encoded by the coding sequence ATACGTGGATCGGGCGCCTGCGCCTCGTCGGCGTGCCGCCCCAGCCGACCAGCCCCGCGCCGATTCCCCCACCCGACATCCCGGGCTACGAGATCCGCACCGAAATCAGCCGCGGCGGACAGGGCATTGTGTACCGCGCGCTGCAGGTCACGTCGCGCCGCGACGTGGCCATCAAGGTCTTGCGCGAGGGCCCCTATGCGACGGCCGCGACCCGCCGCCGTTTCGAGCGCGAGATCGAGCTGGTCGCCGGCCTGAACCACCCCCACATCGTCACCGTGTTCGACTCCGGCGAGACGGCCGACCGCCGGCGCTACTACGTCATGGACTTCGCGCCCGGCCTCCCGCTGGACCGCTATCTCGCGACCCGTCGACCACCCGTCGCCGACCGGCTGCGACTTTTCGCGCGGGTCTGCCAGGCGGTCAACTACGCGCATCAGCGCGGCGTCATCCACCGCGACCTGAAGCCCTCCAACGTCCTCGTCGCCGACGACGGGCACCCGCGGATTCTGGATTTCGGCCTCGCCCGGCATGTTCCTGAGCCCGGCGCCGCGGCCATGACCACCGCGGGCGAAGTCGCCGGCACGTTGCCCTACATGTCGCCGGAGCAGGCCCGCGGCCTGCCCGACGCCGTGGACGTCCGGAGCGACGTGTACGCCCTGGGTGTCATGCTCTATGAAATGCTCACCGGCCGCTTTCCCTACCCGGTGTCCGGTGACGTCTTGCAGGTCCTGCGGCACATCGTCGAATCGGAGCCCACGCGCGTTTGGCGCCGGCCCACGCCGGCCGCGACCGGTGCGCCCCCGCGCATTGATCTCGACCTGGAGACCATCCTGCTGAAAGCTCTGGCCAAGGAGCGCGAGCGGCGCTACCAGAGCGCCGGCGAGCTGGCCCGCGACGTGGAGCACTACCTGGCCGGCGAGCCGATCGAAGCCCGGCGCGACAGCGGCGTGTACGTGCTGCGCAAGCTGCTCCAGCGCTACCGGTTCGCCGCCCTCGCCGCCCTGGCGTTCGTGACTGTGATCACCGGCGCCGCGCTCGCGCTGGGGGTCATGTACACGCGGCAGGCCGCGCTGCGCGCCGCGGCCGAGCACCACGCCGCGGTCGCCCGGACCGCGGAAGCCACGGCAGAGCGGCGTTTTGCGCAGGTGCGCGAACTGGCCAACTATTTCGTGCTGCAGTTCGATCCGCTCCTGGCCCACGTGCCGGGTGCGGCTCCGGCCCGCCGGGCGCTGGTGGAAAAGAGCCTGACTTATCTCGACGCGCTGGCCCGCGAGGCGCGCGACGACGTCGACCTGCAACTGGAGGTCGCAGCGGCGTACATGACCATCGGCGACGTGCAGGGCGACGTGGCAACCGCCAGCCTCGGCGATGCGCGCGCCGCGCTGGAAAGCTACGGCAAGGCCGACCAGCTCCTGGCGGACCTCGCCGTCCGGCTCCCCGGCGAGCACCGCGTCTTTACCACGACCCTCCTCAATCTCCTCAAGATTGGCGACGCCCGGCAAGCACTGGGCGATCTGCCCGGTGCCCAGTCACTGTACGAAACAGTCATCCAGCGCGGTGACGAGCGACTGGCGGCGCTGCCGGACGATAGACTCGTACGTGGCAACGTCGCCAATGCGCATCAACGCCTTGGCAGCACCCTGCTCAGTCGCGGCGAAGTCGACGCGGCCCAGGCGCACTTCGACAAGTATGCGCAGCTGGTCGAAATCAACACCCCGCCGGATCCCAATGACGTCTGGCGGCTCCGCTCGGTCGGCGTGAACTGGACCAAGATCGCCGGCGTGCACTACGCCCAGGGCCGCTTGTCCGAGGCGCTCGAGTGCTACCAGAAATTCCTGGAGACTTCGCAGCGCGTGCAGGCCGCGCATCCCAGCGACGTGGTGGCCCGACGCGACGTCGGTATCGCGCACCAGTGGATTGGCATCATTCAGGCAGATCTGAAACAGCCCGAACCTGCGCAGGCAGCCTTCGAGGCATCCAACGCTGTGTTCGACGCCCTGCTGCGGGACGACCCGACCGATAGCGTGGCGCAGACCCAGCTCGCGACGAACTGGTCCAAGCTCGGGGAAATCCATCTTGCCGCCGGCCACACGGACGAGGCACAGCGCAGCTTCGCACGCTCCGCGGAGCTCGTCGCGGCGGTGGCCCGGGCACAGCCCGACCGCCCCGACGTGCTCCGCCTCCTTGGTGTGTCATACTACAAGCTGGCCGAACTGGCGCGGACCTACGGGCAGGACACGGCGCGACCCGTGGCGGAACGCCGGGCCCATTGGCAAGCGGCGCGCGATTGGCTCGACCAATGCCGCAGCGTCTTCGTCGACATGCGCGCCCGGGACATCCTGTCTCCTGGCGACGCGGCCGTACCCGCGGAACTGGCGGCCGAAATCGCCGGCTGCGACACGGAGCTGTCCGCCCTCGATGGTGCACCCCCCACCTCACAGGCCCTCTCCACGCCGACCAGTGCGACAGGCAACTGA